One part of the Thermococcus litoralis DSM 5473 genome encodes these proteins:
- a CDS encoding DUF366 family protein, translating to MELLVIKDRRIDYDGSAIRSHWAYRNFGILGNSLVVFRGKCDVKVEEMIDIEDLRQKKEIKSDDMVHYIIEIFDFPNVLLASALQKLFIAKLCELLGEYGIKTSRKGDDIYVDGRKLSISIATVSPVSIKIHIGINVEAKGIPEGVNAIGLEELGILDIQEFMEKSGKALVEEFVKVKKDSLKVRWAE from the coding sequence GTGGAACTCCTCGTGATTAAAGACAGACGTATAGACTATGATGGCTCGGCTATAAGAAGTCACTGGGCTTACAGAAACTTTGGGATTTTGGGGAATTCTCTTGTGGTCTTTAGGGGAAAATGTGATGTAAAAGTTGAGGAAATGATTGATATTGAAGACCTCAGGCAGAAGAAGGAAATTAAAAGCGATGACATGGTTCACTATATAATAGAAATCTTTGATTTTCCCAATGTCCTCCTGGCTTCTGCTCTTCAAAAGCTCTTCATAGCAAAGCTTTGCGAGCTGCTGGGGGAATATGGCATAAAAACCTCCCGGAAAGGGGATGACATCTACGTTGATGGCAGGAAGCTTAGCATTTCAATAGCTACTGTTTCACCGGTTAGCATAAAGATACACATCGGGATAAACGTTGAGGCAAAAGGAATTCCAGAGGGCGTTAATGCAATCGGGCTTGAAGAGCTTGGAATTCTTGATATTCAGGAGTTTATGGAAAAGAGCGGAAAGGCCCTGGTTGAAGAGTTCGTTAAAGTGAAAAAAGACAGCCTCAAAGTAAGATGGGCCGAATAG
- a CDS encoding magnesium-dependent phosphatase-1: MKLLVLDLDGTLWDHEDASQLVPPYKFQGDMLIDAYKKELHLFPGVRDFLEWASERFILTIASWNLEERVRPILEGFGLWDYFMFPKIEGHPNKADMIKRTVEELTSIGYSLEEIIYVDDRAIHIDDIRTIFPDIKFIQMWVDAKSFEELRELLERGD; the protein is encoded by the coding sequence TTGAAATTGTTAGTGCTTGATTTAGATGGTACTCTATGGGATCATGAGGATGCTTCACAGCTCGTTCCACCTTATAAGTTCCAAGGGGATATGCTAATTGATGCCTATAAGAAGGAGCTCCATCTGTTTCCAGGCGTTAGGGATTTCCTTGAATGGGCCAGCGAACGCTTTATCCTTACGATAGCCAGCTGGAACTTGGAAGAGAGAGTTAGACCAATTCTTGAAGGCTTTGGTCTCTGGGATTACTTCATGTTTCCAAAAATTGAAGGGCATCCCAACAAAGCTGATATGATAAAGCGAACCGTGGAAGAACTAACCTCAATAGGTTACAGTCTTGAAGAAATAATCTACGTGGACGATAGAGCTATACATATCGATGATATTAGGACTATCTTTCCCGATATTAAGTTCATCCAGATGTGGGTCGATGCAAAGTCATTTGAAGAATTAAGAGAACTTCTTGAGCGAGGTGATTGA
- a CDS encoding DUF1614 domain-containing protein: MRRYFFLPLTLPFLILLIFLLPILFILFAGTITLAFQKLGLPLPVAFTLFWASLIGSFINIPVKEIRSYGPIVRVAKVSFFGITYPVPYIDWGEQKTVVSVNVGGALVPLSVVLYEVLRLIVLEQNDLLIRVGVAVLISTIISKAFSRPVKGLGIAIPTFVPPLVAALLALTIGAPNRPLVAYTSGTMGVLIGADLLNWDKLKDLGAPMVSIGGAGTFDGIFLAGVIAVLLV, from the coding sequence GTGAGAAGATACTTTTTTCTACCTCTGACCTTGCCTTTCTTAATTCTCCTGATTTTCTTGTTACCTATTCTTTTCATACTCTTTGCAGGTACAATAACACTGGCATTTCAAAAGTTGGGACTTCCTCTTCCTGTTGCCTTTACGCTGTTTTGGGCTTCATTAATAGGAAGCTTCATCAACATCCCGGTTAAGGAGATCAGAAGTTACGGACCGATTGTAAGGGTTGCCAAAGTGTCGTTTTTTGGCATCACGTACCCCGTTCCTTACATTGACTGGGGTGAGCAAAAAACAGTAGTCAGTGTTAATGTTGGGGGTGCTCTTGTTCCCCTGAGTGTGGTTCTCTACGAGGTATTGAGGCTTATAGTCCTTGAACAAAATGATCTTTTGATTAGAGTAGGGGTTGCTGTTCTTATCTCGACGATAATTAGCAAAGCCTTTTCAAGACCTGTGAAAGGATTGGGCATAGCGATTCCTACTTTTGTTCCTCCATTAGTCGCTGCCCTCCTTGCCCTCACCATAGGGGCTCCAAACAGACCGTTGGTGGCATATACAAGCGGTACAATGGGTGTCCTCATAGGGGCTGATCTGTTAAACTGGGACAAGCTCAAAGATCTCGGAGCTCCAATGGTTAGCATAGGCGGTGCTGGTACCTTCGATGGTATTTTTCTTGCTGGGGTTATTGCGGTTTTGCTGGTATGA
- the lysS gene encoding lysine--tRNA ligase: protein MVHWADYMAEKIIKERGDKEEYVVESGITPSGYVHIGNFRELFTAYIVGHALRDKGKKVRHIHMWDDYDRFRKVPKNVPKEWSEYLTMPVSEVPDPWGCHDSYADHFMSIFEEEVEKLGIEVDFLRASRLYKSGEYANEIRLALEKRSEIMEILNKFRDMAKQPHLPEDWQPIQIYCPKCRKEAEFVKWDGEWKVAYRCSHCGAEGETDIREGNVKLRWRVDWPMRWAHFKVDFEPAGKDHLAAGSSYDTGKEIVEKIFGWNAPMTLMYEFVGIKGQKGKMSGSKGNVILLSDLYEVLEPGVIRFIYARHRPNKEIKIDLGLGLLNLYDEFDRVERLYFGLEEAKNLEEAEELKRTYELSMPSLSSRLIAQAPFRFLVVLVQMPHLTEEKIIEILKEQGHVPAQLDEEDLNRIRLRIQLAKNWVEKYAPNEVKFEIQEKIPQIEISKEIREALMEVAEWLEGREKFTVDELNSVIFNAAKKRNIPSKKYFKVLYNLFIGKDRGPRLAPFLASLDREFVIKRLRLEG, encoded by the coding sequence ATGGTGCATTGGGCAGACTATATGGCTGAAAAGATCATCAAAGAGAGAGGAGACAAAGAGGAGTATGTGGTAGAAAGCGGAATAACTCCCAGTGGTTACGTTCACATAGGGAACTTTAGAGAGCTTTTTACGGCTTACATCGTGGGGCATGCACTGAGGGACAAAGGGAAGAAGGTCAGGCACATTCACATGTGGGATGATTACGATCGCTTTAGAAAGGTACCAAAAAATGTCCCCAAGGAGTGGAGCGAATACCTAACCATGCCTGTGAGCGAAGTTCCAGACCCGTGGGGATGTCATGACAGCTATGCGGATCATTTTATGAGCATCTTTGAAGAAGAAGTTGAAAAGCTTGGGATTGAGGTTGATTTTCTAAGGGCAAGCAGGCTCTACAAGAGCGGGGAATACGCAAACGAAATTAGACTTGCTTTGGAAAAAAGAAGTGAAATAATGGAAATCTTAAACAAGTTTAGGGATATGGCGAAGCAGCCCCACCTACCGGAGGACTGGCAGCCGATACAGATTTACTGTCCAAAGTGCAGAAAAGAAGCGGAGTTTGTTAAATGGGATGGTGAGTGGAAGGTCGCCTATAGGTGTTCTCACTGTGGCGCCGAGGGCGAGACCGACATAAGGGAGGGCAACGTCAAGCTCCGCTGGCGTGTTGATTGGCCAATGAGATGGGCGCATTTCAAAGTAGATTTTGAACCTGCTGGAAAAGACCACCTCGCAGCGGGAAGTTCATACGATACCGGAAAGGAGATAGTTGAGAAAATCTTTGGCTGGAATGCACCAATGACACTTATGTACGAGTTCGTTGGCATAAAGGGCCAAAAGGGCAAAATGAGCGGTAGCAAGGGCAACGTTATATTACTAAGCGATCTTTATGAAGTTCTTGAGCCTGGTGTCATAAGGTTCATCTACGCAAGACACAGGCCAAACAAGGAAATCAAGATCGACTTAGGCTTGGGCTTGCTTAATCTTTACGATGAATTTGATAGGGTTGAGAGACTGTACTTTGGATTGGAGGAAGCTAAAAACCTTGAAGAAGCTGAAGAGCTTAAGAGAACGTATGAACTTTCAATGCCTTCCCTCTCGAGCCGCTTGATTGCTCAGGCTCCCTTTAGATTCCTCGTCGTCCTTGTCCAAATGCCTCACCTAACTGAAGAGAAGATAATTGAAATACTAAAAGAACAGGGTCACGTTCCGGCACAGCTTGACGAGGAAGACCTGAACAGAATTCGGCTCAGAATACAGCTTGCCAAGAACTGGGTTGAAAAATATGCTCCCAATGAAGTTAAATTTGAGATTCAGGAAAAAATTCCACAAATTGAGATAAGCAAAGAAATAAGAGAAGCCCTTATGGAAGTTGCGGAGTGGCTTGAGGGAAGAGAAAAATTCACAGTCGATGAGCTCAATTCAGTTATATTCAACGCCGCCAAGAAGAGAAACATCCCAAGCAAGAAGTACTTCAAGGTTCTCTACAACCTCTTCATAGGAAAAGATAGAGGGCCGAGGCTTGCTCCCTTCTTGGCATCGCTCGATAGGGAATTCGTGATAAAAAGGCTTAGGCTCGAAGGCTGA
- a CDS encoding diacylglycerol/polyprenol kinase family protein, with protein sequence MFPEWLLYAGIAASIIILAIRLTKKLGGEYAWINRKIIHFSITPAAVLYYFEKIPKEVFAPAAFAFAVVQLIFHLKKEKLSWYQLDKNYGEVFFALSASFVVAFLPREYATAVLLVMAISDGITGILRFYYFKRNGHNVKLKKHWSGSLGYFITALLIAFAVLPESSYAIKIVWSGILTLAEYQRFLDDNLAVPLVATFLYPLV encoded by the coding sequence ATGTTTCCTGAATGGTTGCTCTATGCAGGCATTGCAGCAAGCATTATTATCCTCGCGATAAGACTCACAAAAAAGCTTGGAGGGGAATATGCTTGGATCAATAGAAAGATAATCCACTTCAGCATTACGCCTGCGGCAGTACTCTACTATTTTGAAAAAATTCCAAAAGAGGTCTTTGCCCCTGCAGCTTTTGCCTTTGCAGTGGTTCAGTTAATATTTCATCTAAAGAAGGAAAAGCTTTCTTGGTATCAGCTGGATAAGAACTACGGAGAGGTGTTCTTTGCCTTGTCCGCTTCTTTTGTGGTTGCTTTTCTTCCAAGAGAGTACGCAACAGCGGTGTTGCTTGTTATGGCTATAAGTGATGGTATTACCGGTATTCTGAGATTTTATTATTTCAAAAGAAACGGGCACAATGTGAAACTCAAAAAACACTGGAGCGGCAGCTTGGGATACTTCATAACAGCTCTTTTAATAGCGTTTGCAGTTCTCCCGGAAAGCTCATACGCAATAAAAATAGTATGGAGCGGAATACTAACACTGGCAGAGTATCAAAGGTTTCTAGACGATAACCTAGCCGTCCCCCTCGTGGCCACTTTTCTCTATCCGCTAGTTTAA
- a CDS encoding class I SAM-dependent methyltransferase: protein MSFKEYYRAFKAYTDINSKEYQRRIEELEPYLLRVMKKKGKVLDLACGVGGFSFLLEDHGFEVVGVDIDEEMIKKAIEYAKEKNSKVKFIVGDARKLPFEGETFDYVLFLGNTTVHFSPKELSEVFKEVKRVLKKDGLFLINFVDMRELLSRVQMGTIVGEEYWINRVIIDKGEKTAVIEYKSERDSFRVRFAIWGKTAVELLAKLYFTPLESVKLDDISYLNVYKK from the coding sequence ATGAGCTTTAAGGAGTATTACCGCGCATTTAAGGCTTACACTGATATAAACTCGAAGGAATATCAACGGAGAATAGAAGAGCTCGAACCCTATCTGCTCAGAGTTATGAAGAAAAAAGGAAAAGTTTTGGACTTAGCATGCGGTGTCGGAGGGTTCTCCTTTCTTCTTGAAGACCATGGATTTGAAGTTGTTGGCGTTGATATAGATGAAGAAATGATCAAAAAAGCCATAGAATATGCAAAGGAAAAAAATTCCAAGGTGAAGTTTATTGTTGGGGACGCAAGAAAGTTGCCCTTTGAAGGTGAAACGTTTGATTACGTTCTCTTTCTCGGAAATACAACTGTCCACTTTTCACCTAAAGAACTTAGTGAAGTCTTTAAAGAGGTTAAAAGAGTTCTCAAAAAAGATGGGCTGTTTCTGATAAATTTTGTGGACATGAGGGAACTCCTTTCAAGAGTCCAAATGGGAACCATAGTTGGAGAGGAGTACTGGATAAACAGGGTAATTATTGACAAAGGAGAAAAAACTGCTGTGATAGAGTACAAGAGCGAGAGAGATTCTTTTAGGGTTAGATTTGCAATATGGGGAAAAACTGCCGTAGAGTTGCTCGCAAAACTCTATTTCACTCCCCTAGAGAGCGTTAAACTTGACGATATATCCTACCTGAATGTATATAAAAAATAG
- a CDS encoding ribose-phosphate diphosphokinase, with amino-acid sequence MKVVLGSGAYHMAEEVKMKASKYSKEVLDVEIKRFPDGEKYVRILGEGKEAVVVQSTFNPQDEHLIELLLLGDALKEKGFEHLKAVVPYLAYSRQDRVTKEGEPISVRAVMKALGIYYDELYVFDIHNPKTLEYFPGRAVNLSPARAIAEYFREKLGEGLVLAPDKGALARAKAVAELLNLEFSYFEKKRISPTEVQMTPVEVDVSGKNVLIVDDIISTGGTMVKAANILREMGAGKIFVVATHGVFAEGAIERVSKAVDELAVTNTIPTPVSKISLVEDILRL; translated from the coding sequence ATGAAAGTAGTGCTGGGAAGTGGGGCTTATCACATGGCCGAAGAGGTTAAGATGAAGGCAAGCAAATACAGCAAGGAAGTTTTGGATGTGGAGATAAAGAGGTTCCCCGATGGGGAAAAGTACGTAAGGATTCTTGGAGAGGGAAAGGAAGCTGTTGTTGTTCAATCTACCTTTAACCCCCAAGATGAGCACCTTATTGAGCTACTCCTCCTAGGAGATGCACTTAAAGAGAAAGGATTTGAGCATCTTAAGGCAGTGGTGCCATATTTGGCTTATTCGAGGCAGGATAGAGTTACCAAGGAAGGAGAGCCGATAAGCGTTAGAGCAGTTATGAAGGCTCTTGGCATCTATTATGATGAGCTTTATGTCTTTGACATTCATAATCCAAAAACTCTGGAATACTTCCCGGGGAGGGCAGTTAACTTAAGCCCTGCCAGAGCCATAGCCGAGTACTTCAGGGAAAAGCTTGGTGAAGGGTTAGTTTTAGCTCCCGATAAAGGTGCATTAGCGAGGGCAAAAGCTGTTGCGGAGCTTCTCAATTTAGAGTTCAGCTACTTCGAGAAGAAGCGCATCTCTCCAACTGAAGTTCAGATGACCCCGGTGGAAGTTGATGTGAGTGGGAAAAACGTGCTCATAGTGGATGACATCATAAGTACTGGAGGCACTATGGTAAAGGCCGCTAACATACTACGGGAGATGGGCGCTGGAAAAATATTTGTTGTTGCAACCCATGGGGTCTTCGCTGAAGGAGCTATCGAGAGAGTTAGCAAAGCAGTTGATGAACTTGCAGTGACAAATACTATCCCCACCCCGGTTTCAAAAATAAGCCTTGTGGAAGATATTTTGAGGCTTTAA